A window of Rhizoctonia solani chromosome 5, complete sequence genomic DNA:
GTGACTCCGCCTGGGACGAGAGTGTGTCAAAAGTTTACTATGAGACGATAGGATAAAGCTAAAGTATTTGAGATACTTGTCAATAATGGCTGCAGAGATATCACTAACGAGATCGACACTTCATTGTGCACTGAATACCCGGTCAGTAATGGAGGCTTCGGTGATATCTATGAAGGTCAACTTCGCGACGGAACAAAAACCGCAGTAAAATGTCTTAGGATTTTTGACTCGCCGATGGATAAACGTATAAATGAAAACCTTAAGGTCAGTACTATAATACTTCGGCACGCTAGACCTGATAACTATAGAACTCTTAACCATGACTCAGTTAGCCGCACGAGagatatatgcgtggtcGCGTTGTCAACATCGCAATGTGGTCCCATTATTGGGCTTTACCTTTTTTCGTGGACAAATTGCGATGATATCCCCTTGGATGGAGAACGGGCCGCTCCCCCAATACTTACAAAGGGAGAAAAAAGTAGATCGATTCGAAGTGGTACGTCTTATTCGGACACACTTAACCCCAATAAGTTTTACGCCGATATATTAATTCTGGACATCTGCTAGTGCGTACAAATTGCTGAGGGTCTAGAATACCTGCACGGTATAGATATGGTCAGATAATTGTTAATTTGATAGTCAAAGCTTCTGTTAAACACTTTACTATTACAGGTACACGGAGATCTCAAAGGGGTAAGAAGACAGCGCAGTCGATGGTTCTAGAACACTGGTTCACAGAATGTGGATCAAGGTCAACGTCTTGATTTCTTCCGAACGCATCGCTAAATTAATCGATTTTGGCAACACGGAAAGCAATGACCGGTTCTTGGAATTCACACCTGCCAGAGTAACTCCAACACCACGATGGGCGGTAAGCAAGAGTTTGCTTACTTTCTTGCGTGTATTCATAAAATACGGAAAGGCACCTGAGTTGTTAGGAGAAGAGGGCGTTTATAGCGTAGCGGCGGATGTTTATGCCTTAGGAATGGTGACATTAGCTTGAATACGAGCTTATCTCCGGCCGCTAACGTCCCATTTATATTCAGACATTCCTGGTAGTCTACAAGTTGTTTCCTTGCCCTATCGAGAACTAACCATGATGATTTCGCGCACAGGAAGCAGTCACAAACAAGCTTCCATTCCCAGATCTTAGATCAGATAATGTCATCATAGCCAAAGTTCTGATCAAGAAGGAGAATCCGTCTCGTCCAATGTCAATTATTCCCGATAGACTCTACGGGAACATGTTTTGGAATATGTTGGTCGGTTGTTGGCAATATGACCCCAGCAATCGTCCAACAATGGCCTCAGTTATACGAGAGGTCAGCTAAACTATGCTTAGGTTTCATCCTCCTGAAAATGCCCTGATACAGCTTATATTACTTGTTTTAGATCAAAAAGATACGAAGTTTATATGGCAAGTCGATTTATTATCATCAATACTATGGTCCTAAACTGTTTCTATCCCAATTTCTTTTCAGAGACTGAAATCATAAAGGTATAACTATCGTGATCTGTCCGGTTCTAACGCTACTTGACGCTTTTGATCTGTAGCCTTTGCCAGATATACCCGCAATTTCAAGCCCAGACAGTTCGGTAAAGTCTCGAATCATTTCCCAGCCGCGTGGTTC
This region includes:
- a CDS encoding kinase domain protein gives rise to the protein MFNNRYVVFEAKELEDPSKKEEPDQQQTTKVFEILVNNGCRDITNEIDTSLCTEYPVSNGGFGDIYEGQLRDGTKTAVKCLRIFDSPMDKRINENLKLAAREIYAWSRCQHRNVVPLLGFTFFRGQIAMISPWMENGPLPQYLQREKKVDRFEVCVQIAEGLEYLHGIDMVHGDLKGVNVLISSERIAKLIDFGNTESNDRFLEFTPARVTPTPRWAAPELLGEEGVYSVAADVYALGMTFLEAVTNKLPFPDLRSDNVIIAKVLIKKENPSRPMSIIPDRLYGNMFWNMLLYERSKRYEVYMASRFIIINTMVLNCFYPNFFSETEIIKPLPDIPAISSPDSSDFNQVLDTLGEHNCRDITSSIAYDRCGNIPIKGGGSTDIYQGELADGQLIAIKCPRRFHGRLDPVVLMNTARELYIWSKCNHPNILPLLGYSHFRDRLVIVTPWMLEGCLVDYIQGNPSLDRMQACKEVCSAVAYLHEHNIVHGDIKALNVLVSQDRSLKLIDFNSSTISNHSLQLSTPNSQMQSFFWAPPEILNGDTERTFAADVYSLGMACDGLWTLFKDCWLFYPEMRPSVTEVREKVFGTFIDPADLSPGDHGGRIGGQCGMCHIHNLPDESE